Proteins encoded within one genomic window of Argiope bruennichi chromosome 7, qqArgBrue1.1, whole genome shotgun sequence:
- the LOC129976607 gene encoding uncharacterized protein LOC129976607 isoform X2 translates to METFNMPWIALALIALSVDVLCNPLINDHLTEVTYDELEALGTSCYPLDTCKGNTTNLGLNIFNCDCDSSCSMYDTCCVDSDFRIHKNSPRHKSNLKCLSVYNNPGYEIYMVDTCKNDESFDNLCLSNPEESDDPFLIIPVTSNVTGITYKNYFCAVCNEDVDSKQLEFWDMEVLGNSTFFKNLSEPQFKYDKTIKSWTVFDGKSTETPAAVPVILNIQHNSHAKYCTSSLLETCSSNWTDEAVAVKCRDYMAIVFTFPNVKYRNPHCALCNFENLSDLRCVERSFAAVPASIPSGAADIPLINLFVLEDRQRRCGKNMVYDKFADKCRCNSRIYTKENGKCVHKI, encoded by the coding sequence ATGGAGACATTTAATATGCCCTGGATAGCCCTTGCTCTCATTGCGCTATCTGTGGACGTGCTTTGTAACCCTTTGATAAATGACCATTTAACGGAAGTCACTTATGATGAATTAGAGGCTTTAGGCACCAGCTGTTACCCTTTGGACACTTGCAAAGGAAACACAACGAATCTTGGATTGAATATTTTCAACTGTGACTGTGACAGTTCCTGCTCAATGTATGACACATGCTGCGTTGATAGTGATTTCAGAATTCACAAAAATTCCCCCAGAcacaaaagtaatttgaaatgtcTGAGCGTTTACAACAATCCTGGATATGAAATATACATGGTTGATACCTGTAAAAACGATGAATCCTTTGATAACTTATGTCTCAGTAATCCTGAAGAAAGTGATGATCCATTTTTGATCATTCCAGTTACCAGTAACGTGACAGGCATCACTTACAAAAACTATTTCTGCGCTGTTTGTAATGAAGATGTTGATTCTAAACAATTAGAATTTTGGGACATGGAGGTATTGGGCaatagcacattttttaaaaacttgtctgAACCACAATTTAAGTATGACAAGACTATAAAATCATGGACAGTGTTTGATGGCAAAAGTACCGAAACTCCCGCTGCTGTtccagtaattttaaatattcaacacaATTCACATGCAAAGTATTGCACATCAAGTTTGCTTGAAACCTGCTCCAGCAATTGGACAGATGAGGCTGTGGCAGTAAAATGCCGAGATTACATGGCAATAGTGTTTACCTTTCCAAATGTCAAATATAGAAATCCTCACTGCGCCCTTtgtaatttcgaaaatttaagcGACCTTCGTTGTGTTGAGCGTAGTTTCGCAGCAGTCCCAGCTTCTATCCCTTCTGGTGCTGCCGATATTCCTCTGATAAATTTATTCGTATTAGAAGATAGACAAAGAAGATGTGGTAAAAACATGGTGTATGACAAGTTTGCAGACAAATGCAGATGCAATTCAAGAATATACACGAAGGAGAATGGAAAATGCGTCCATAAGATTTGA
- the LOC129976607 gene encoding uncharacterized protein LOC129976607 isoform X1, whose protein sequence is MTISVIGFLIILLTHSVSCYFTQTGRYEELQRLGNPCYPRDTCQSLNKSTDDHLWRNRTCECGEHCVRYKTCCIDSNYFGMEQFAQKRPEEVCQMVQTKDFMVLMVSTCLQEWNKSPIYRKCVHPENDLKDPLSEAPVISTASMTTYRNFFCALCNNDDDSALLWDIEVKMPNNLNLGRNAITPKDNIIERLEYNSAQNSWGFFYIDPQTRKQEFKNVQITFSLKEDLKKFVKPCHEQIISKCSPSYKSTRLLYKCQAYYSPVKGRRQGTEEFFNYRNIHCALCNGLRINLDDFFCLVKINLRKSVSLSFTKLLDVNRKDGDIVGKVSACKEGQMYDPFFKKCRTMACALPNHVVKNGACVKSD, encoded by the coding sequence ATGACTATATCGGTAATTGGATTTCTAATTATTCTTCTCACCCATTCCGTATCTTGTTATTTTACCCAAACTGGACGATATGAGGAACTACAGAGATTAGGAAACCCATGCTACCCTAGAGACACCTGCcaatctttaaataaaagtacTGATGATCATTTGTGGCGTAATCGGACATGTGAGTGTGGCGAACACTGCGTACGTTATAAGACATGTTGCATTGATTCCAACTATTTTGGCATGGAACAATTTGCACAGAAACGTCCAGAGGAGGTTTGTCAGATGGTGCAGACAAAAGATTTTATGGTACTTATGGTATCTACTTGCTTACAGGAATGGAACAAGAGTCCCATTTATAGAAAATGTGTCCATCCAGAAAATGACTTAAAAGATCCTTTGTCAGAAGCACCTGTGATTAGCACAGCATCCATGACTACATACAGAAACTTCTTCTGTGCTTTATGTAATAACGATGACGATTCAGCCCTTCTATGGGATATCGAggtaaaaatgccaaataatttAAACTTGGGTCGAAATGCTATAACGCCTAAGGATAACATCATTGAAAGATTGGAATATAATTCTGCGCAAAATTCTTGGGGTTTCTTTTATATAGACCCACAAACAAGAAAGCAGGAATTTAAAAACGTTCAGATTACGTTTTCTTTGAAAGAGGATCTGAAAAAATTCGTTAAGCCATGCCATGAACAAATCATATCTAAATGCAGTCCGTCTTATAAAAGCACTCGTCTTCTTTACAAATGTCAGGCATACTATTCCCCTGTCAAAGGCAGAAGACAAGGAACcgaagaatttttcaattataggAACATTCATTGTGCATTATGTAATGGACTCAGAATAAActtggatgattttttttgtcttgttaaGATTAATCTCAGAAAAAGTGTTTCGTTGTCTTTCACTAAATTGTTGGACGTGAACAGGAAAGATGGAGACATAGTGGGCAAGGTAAGTGCTTGCAAGGAAGGCCAAATGTATGatcctttttttaagaaatgcagaACAATGGCGTGTGCATTGCCGAATCATGTCGTGAAGAATGGAGCTTGTGTGAAATCAGATTGA